A segment of the Streptomyces sp. NBC_01235 genome:
CCTCGCACAGCCGGCCGCGTCCCACTCCGCTTCCCCGGACGACGGCCGACGGGTGCTGGTCTTCTCCAAGACGGCCGGTTTCCGGCACGACTCGATTCCGGACGGCGTCACGGCCGTGCGGGAGCTCGGCGAGACGGGTGGCTTCAGGGTCGACGCGACCGAGGACGCGGGCGCGTTCACGCCGGCGAACCTGCGGCGCTACGACGCCGTCGTCTTCCTGTCGACGACCGGGGACGTCCTGGATGCCGGTCAACAGGCCGCCTTCGAGGACTACATCCGGCACGGCGGAGGCTACGTCGGGATCCATGCGGCGGCCGACACCGAGTACGACTGGGCGTTCTACGGCGGCCTCGTCGGCGCATGGTTCCAGTCGCACCCGGCGATCCAGTCCGCGACGGTCGACGTCGAGGACCGGGCCCACCCGGCGACCTCGGGACTCGACCGTGCCTGGAACCGCACCGACGAGTGGTACAACTACCGCTCCAACCCGCGCGAGCGGGTCCACGTCCTGGCCTCGCTCGACGAGTCGTCGTATACGGGCGGCACCATGAACGGCGACCATCCGATCGCCTGGTGTCAGAACTATCAGGGGGGCCGCGCCTTCTACACAGGGGGCGGCCACACGACGGAGTCCTACGCGGATCCGGTGTTCCGTAGACACCTGCTGGGCGGGATCCTGTATGCGGTCGACGACGTGCGTGCGGACTGTCGACCGGAGAACGGATACCGTCCACTCTTCGACGGCACGTCTCTGGACGGCTGGCGGCAGGCCGGACCGGGCTCCTTCACCCTCTCCGACGACGGCACGCTGACGTCGACGGGCGGCATGGGTCTGCTCTGGTACGCCGGCCGGAGCTTCGGGGCGTACTCCCTGAAGCTCGACTGGAAGACCACGGCCGGCGAACCGAGCGGTTCCGGTGACGACAACTCCGGTGTGTTCGTGGGCTTCCCGCCCTCGGACGACCCGTGGTCCGCCGTGAACAACGGCTACGAGATCCAGATCGACACCACCGACGTCCCCGAGAAGACCACAGGGTCCGTCTACGGATTCAGGTCCGCGGACCTGAAAAAGCGCGACCGCGCGCTGAACCCGCCGGGGGAGTGGAACACGTACGAGATCCGCGTGGAGGGCGAACGCCTGCGCGTCTGGCTCAACGGCGTGAAGATCAACGACTTCAGCAACACCGATCCGGCCCGGAGCCTGCGCGACGGACACATCGGCCTGCAGAACCACGGAGCCGACGACCAGGTGTCCTTCCGCGACGTCCGGATCAAGGAACTGCCCGTCAAGGAACTGCCCGGCAAGGGCGACTGAACGGCGGCGGGCGGGGGACGCCGGACCCTCGCCCGCCGTCACCCCTCGTACTCCGGGGTTCGCGCACGACAAGGAGGCTGCCCATGTCCGCGTCCCTCTCCCGTCCCCCGCGCGTCGGCGTCTGGCTGATCGGGGCTCGCGGCTCCGTGGCCACCACCGTGGTCGCCGGATGCGCCGCCGTCACGGCCGGCCTGCACCCGCCGACGGGCCTGGTCACCGAGTCGCCCGCCTTCGCCGACAGCTG
Coding sequences within it:
- a CDS encoding ThuA domain-containing protein; amino-acid sequence: MRTVSAVAGAVLLLGCLAQPAASHSASPDDGRRVLVFSKTAGFRHDSIPDGVTAVRELGETGGFRVDATEDAGAFTPANLRRYDAVVFLSTTGDVLDAGQQAAFEDYIRHGGGYVGIHAAADTEYDWAFYGGLVGAWFQSHPAIQSATVDVEDRAHPATSGLDRAWNRTDEWYNYRSNPRERVHVLASLDESSYTGGTMNGDHPIAWCQNYQGGRAFYTGGGHTTESYADPVFRRHLLGGILYAVDDVRADCRPENGYRPLFDGTSLDGWRQAGPGSFTLSDDGTLTSTGGMGLLWYAGRSFGAYSLKLDWKTTAGEPSGSGDDNSGVFVGFPPSDDPWSAVNNGYEIQIDTTDVPEKTTGSVYGFRSADLKKRDRALNPPGEWNTYEIRVEGERLRVWLNGVKINDFSNTDPARSLRDGHIGLQNHGADDQVSFRDVRIKELPVKELPGKGD